A stretch of Candidatus Purcelliella pentastirinorum DNA encodes these proteins:
- the pmbA gene encoding metalloprotease PmbA, with amino-acid sequence MKIFNKIHHYKKSLYEIAKRILHVSNKKLCDVNIILSKDIGIKVLTRYGKMKNIEFYDSSDFVITVFLNNRKGIVSFNNIELKNICNIVDKAILMTNYLNYDPFVGIPDLDLLASNSLDLDLFHLWEFDISKAIELASLAEITALNFDSRIVSTEGGEFISNVNIKLFANNYDIFNCCISSSYYLSCCVVASSKNEMERDYFYTVSRKINDLDEPEYIGKTCALRVLKRLNPLKLITGTYPIVFLSDISKHLFEYLVIAISGYNVYRKSTCLYRHLNQKIFPTWLNINESPHILRGLFSSYFDSEGVRTVDHIIVLNGVLKKWLLTSYSSRQLGFKSTGHYDGIHNWFVSHSDISFENLLCKVDNCILVTELIGQGVNIVTGDYSKGAFGFWVNKGVIEYPVNEITISGNLKDMWKNILYLSNDIDKRNNIQCGSVLLSDMQVSGL; translated from the coding sequence ATGAAAATATTTAATAAAATTCATCATTATAAGAAAAGTTTATATGAGATAGCCAAAAGAATTTTACATGTATCAAATAAAAAATTGTGTGATGTTAATATTATTCTTAGTAAGGATATTGGAATTAAAGTACTTACGCGTTATGGTAAAATGAAGAATATTGAATTTTATGATAGTTCTGATTTTGTTATTACTGTATTTTTAAATAATCGTAAAGGGATAGTTAGTTTTAATAACATAGAATTAAAAAATATTTGTAATATTGTTGATAAAGCTATTTTAATGACTAATTATCTTAATTATGATCCATTTGTTGGAATACCAGATTTAGATCTTTTAGCTTCTAATTCTTTAGATTTAGATTTATTTCATTTATGGGAATTTGACATATCTAAAGCAATTGAATTAGCTTCTTTAGCAGAAATAACTGCATTAAATTTTGATTCAAGAATTGTAAGTACAGAAGGAGGGGAATTTATATCTAATGTAAATATTAAATTATTTGCTAATAATTATGATATTTTTAATTGTTGTATTAGTAGTAGTTATTATTTGTCTTGTTGTGTTGTTGCATCATCTAAGAATGAAATGGAAAGGGATTATTTTTATACTGTAAGTAGAAAAATTAATGATTTAGATGAACCAGAATATATTGGTAAAACTTGTGCTTTACGTGTTTTGAAACGTTTAAATCCACTTAAATTAATTACTGGTACTTATCCAATTGTTTTTTTATCTGATATTTCTAAACATTTATTTGAGTATTTGGTAATTGCCATTAGCGGGTATAATGTTTATCGTAAATCTACTTGTTTATATAGACATTTAAATCAAAAAATATTTCCTACGTGGTTAAATATAAATGAATCACCTCATATTTTACGAGGGTTGTTTTCTTCTTATTTTGATAGTGAGGGTGTTAGAACTGTTGATCATATTATTGTTTTAAATGGTGTATTAAAAAAGTGGTTATTAACTAGTTATTCAAGTCGACAATTAGGTTTTAAAAGTACAGGACATTATGATGGTATACATAATTGGTTTGTATCTCATAGTGATATAAGTTTTGAAAATCTTTTGTGTAAGGTTGATAATTGTATTTTAGTGACGGAATTAATAGGTCAGGGTGTTAACATAGTAACTGGTGATTATTCTAAAGGAGCTTTTGGATTTTGGGTTAATAAAGGAGTTATTGAATACCCCGTTAATGAAATAACTATTTCTGGAAATTTAAAAGATATGTGGAAGAATATATTATATTTAAGTAATGATATTGATAAGCGTAATAATATTCAATGTGGTTCTGTATTATTATCTGATATGCAAGTATCAGGTTTATAA
- a CDS encoding DMT family transporter, with amino-acid sequence MYKLITFGLFSTVTLTWGTTWIIMKIVIETIPPIFATGIRFIITAPILIIIAKLTKKPLLFPVGEKYFQIIITIFYFTIPFTLMIYSEKYINSGLASIIFANMPIAILIASKILTKEKTNKKQILGLIIAITSLSIILFTESKINKTTHWLGFILIIIPIILHAILYVESKKKYSHVSIITFNTIPTLCSGIILLFMGWFIENPKITNFSIDSILAIFYLGVIGGVCGVMCYFTLQKRISTFKSSIVFILFPLISITLENYIYNHKLSTISIFALIPLIISTIVITIPKDFLYKKI; translated from the coding sequence ATGTACAAACTAATAACATTTGGATTATTTAGCACAGTAACACTTACCTGGGGAACAACCTGGATTATAATGAAAATTGTAATAGAAACAATACCTCCAATTTTTGCTACAGGAATACGTTTTATAATAACTGCACCAATTTTAATAATAATAGCAAAATTAACAAAAAAACCTTTATTATTTCCAGTGGGGGAAAAATATTTCCAAATAATAATAACTATATTTTATTTTACTATACCTTTTACATTAATGATATATAGCGAAAAATATATAAATTCAGGGTTAGCATCAATAATTTTCGCAAATATGCCAATTGCAATATTAATTGCATCTAAAATATTAACAAAAGAAAAAACAAATAAAAAACAAATTTTAGGATTAATAATTGCAATAACATCTTTATCAATAATATTATTTACAGAATCAAAAATAAATAAAACCACTCATTGGCTAGGATTCATATTAATCATAATACCAATCATTTTACATGCAATATTATATGTAGAAAGTAAAAAAAAATATTCTCATGTATCAATTATAACATTTAATACAATACCAACATTATGTTCTGGAATTATACTACTATTTATGGGATGGTTCATTGAAAACCCAAAAATAACAAATTTTTCTATCGATTCAATATTAGCCATATTCTATTTAGGTGTTATTGGAGGAGTTTGCGGTGTAATGTGTTATTTTACTTTACAAAAAAGAATTTCCACATTTAAATCATCAATTGTATTTATATTATTTCCATTAATATCTATTACTTTAGAAAATTATATTTATAATCATAAACTATCAACAATATCAATTTTTGCATTAATACCATTAATAATAAGTACTATTGTAATAACAATTCCAAAAGATTTTTTATACAAAAAAATATAA